The Leadbettera azotonutricia ZAS-9 genome has a window encoding:
- a CDS encoding sugar phosphate isomerase/epimerase family protein: MFPIMLQLYNVRDEMAKDFDGTLKQVAGAGYKYVELALAQSYGKTAAQFKDSLGKAGLTAISAHVPFRDMTKDPEKVIGFHVDIGCKFIAIPFLGEEDRSGSPAYGEVKKEIARLGEIVNKKGAVLLYHNHEFEFVDYQGKYMLDDLYDSIPASLLQTEIDVCWAKVGGVVPAEYILKYSGRAPVVHLKDFDSSQGGKIKADYDLIGEAKKARQAGAFPFRAVGHGVQDIPAILKASEKAGAKWVVVEQDLPSPGMTPIECAKQSLDYLKGLK; encoded by the coding sequence ATGTTTCCTATTATGTTGCAGCTTTATAATGTGCGGGACGAGATGGCTAAAGATTTTGATGGAACCTTGAAACAGGTGGCGGGGGCGGGTTACAAATATGTGGAACTGGCTCTGGCCCAGTCATATGGCAAGACAGCCGCCCAATTCAAGGACAGCCTGGGCAAGGCTGGTCTTACTGCCATTTCCGCCCATGTGCCCTTCCGGGATATGACCAAGGACCCCGAAAAGGTTATCGGCTTCCATGTTGATATCGGGTGTAAATTCATCGCCATTCCCTTTCTGGGCGAAGAGGACCGCAGCGGCAGCCCTGCCTACGGAGAGGTTAAGAAAGAAATCGCCAGGCTGGGCGAAATTGTCAACAAAAAAGGCGCTGTCCTTCTCTACCATAACCACGAATTCGAATTTGTGGACTACCAGGGCAAGTACATGCTGGACGATCTCTACGATTCCATTCCTGCCAGTCTCCTCCAGACCGAAATCGATGTGTGCTGGGCCAAGGTTGGCGGCGTAGTTCCAGCGGAATACATACTCAAATATTCAGGCCGCGCCCCTGTAGTCCACCTCAAAGACTTTGACTCCTCCCAGGGCGGTAAGATCAAGGCCGACTACGACCTCATCGGCGAGGCCAAGAAAGCCCGCCAGGCTGGCGCCTTCCCCTTCAGGGCGGTAGGCCACGGCGTGCAGGACATTCCCGCCATCCTCAAGGCCTCTGAAAAAGCAGGCGCCAAGTGGGTAGTGGTAGAACAGGATCTCCCCAGTCCGGGCATGACCCCCATCGAATGCGCCAAACAGAGTCTGGATTACCTTAAGGGGCTGAAATAA
- a CDS encoding flavodoxin, giving the protein MSKKLVAYFSASGVTSELARTLAKAASADLYEIKPEVPYTKADLDWRDGYSRSSIEMKDPSSRPAIADKNANIAVYDVVFVGFPIWWYVAPTIINTFLESYDFSGKTIVLFATSGSSGLGKTKEALQPSVAGTAVWKEGKLLNGKPTRDALAAWVESLNLKQ; this is encoded by the coding sequence ATGAGCAAAAAATTAGTAGCGTATTTTTCAGCAAGCGGTGTTACCTCCGAACTTGCCAGGACACTGGCGAAGGCTGCAAGCGCCGACCTTTATGAAATCAAGCCGGAAGTGCCCTATACCAAGGCCGATTTGGACTGGAGGGACGGTTATTCCCGCAGCTCGATAGAAATGAAAGACCCATCATCCCGCCCTGCGATTGCTGACAAGAATGCCAACATCGCGGTGTATGATGTTGTATTTGTGGGCTTCCCGATTTGGTGGTATGTAGCGCCAACCATCATTAACACATTTTTGGAAAGCTATGATTTTTCCGGAAAGACTATTGTACTATTTGCGACATCCGGCAGCAGCGGATTAGGCAAGACCAAAGAAGCGCTGCAGCCTTCCGTTGCCGGCACGGCTGTATGGAAAGAAGGAAAACTGTTAAATGGCAAGCCAACCAGGGATGCTTTGGCTGCATGGGTAGAGAGCCTTAATCTAAAGCAGTAA
- a CDS encoding peptidase U32 family protein — translation MELLSPAGNLEKLKYAYAYGADAVYIGIKDFSLRVKADNFHTDEAAVISGLKGDRKLYCALNIYFHNADLARLESELDYIADYPFDAFIVSDVGAVPLLKRCFPNAKLHLSTQANCTNAEAARVYQDMGFSRIVLGREVSIDEIAVIKAKNPGLELEAFVHGAMCLAYSGRCFLSAWMAGRSGNQGECAHSCRWNYRVLEESERPGEYFPIAAGENFTTILSSRDLCMIDHLGELKSAGVDSIKIEGRMKSLYYTAVVTRAYRKQLDAVCTNSTPCTNDDPAAYRADLFHVSHREYCTGFYFGKSEVERPTETDYLMGHVFLGIIGRQVSDYLYELDIRNQIATGQTIEYIGPDLPHIEDSNFELIEENGNSVKKADHEHIIRIKPGVPVQPGYIIRRV, via the coding sequence TTGGAACTTCTTTCTCCTGCGGGAAATCTTGAGAAACTAAAATATGCCTATGCCTATGGGGCTGACGCTGTCTACATTGGCATCAAAGACTTTTCACTGCGTGTTAAAGCCGACAACTTTCATACTGACGAGGCTGCCGTTATCTCCGGACTAAAAGGCGATCGTAAACTCTATTGCGCTCTCAATATTTATTTTCATAACGCTGATCTTGCCCGCCTTGAGAGCGAGCTTGATTATATAGCCGACTATCCTTTTGACGCCTTTATTGTCAGTGATGTCGGCGCAGTCCCGCTTTTGAAGCGCTGTTTTCCAAATGCGAAGCTGCACCTGTCAACCCAGGCAAACTGCACAAACGCCGAGGCGGCCCGTGTGTATCAGGACATGGGTTTTTCGCGCATTGTTCTGGGCCGTGAAGTAAGTATTGATGAAATCGCGGTTATCAAGGCGAAAAATCCGGGGCTTGAGCTTGAAGCATTTGTTCACGGCGCCATGTGCCTGGCTTATTCGGGCCGCTGTTTCTTAAGCGCATGGATGGCAGGCCGCTCCGGCAACCAGGGCGAATGCGCTCATTCCTGCCGTTGGAACTACCGTGTTCTGGAAGAATCCGAACGGCCCGGTGAATACTTCCCCATCGCCGCAGGTGAAAACTTTACCACTATACTATCCTCCCGCGACCTGTGCATGATTGACCACCTTGGCGAACTTAAATCGGCAGGCGTTGATTCGATAAAAATTGAAGGCCGCATGAAGTCGCTGTATTATACAGCCGTTGTTACCCGCGCCTACAGAAAGCAGTTGGACGCAGTGTGTACAAATAGTACACCGTGCACAAACGATGATCCGGCAGCTTATCGCGCAGACCTTTTCCACGTAAGCCACAGGGAATATTGTACGGGCTTCTATTTCGGCAAGAGCGAGGTGGAGCGTCCCACAGAAACAGACTATCTTATGGGGCATGTCTTTTTGGGGATTATTGGCCGGCAGGTTTCCGATTATTTATACGAACTGGACATTCGCAATCAAATTGCCACAGGGCAAACAATTGAATATATTGGCCCGGATCTGCCGCATATAGAAGATTCAAACTTTGAGCTTATAGAGGAAAACGGCAATTCCGTAAAAAAGGCCGACCATGAGCATATTATCCGCATCAAACCAGGCGTCCCCGTTCAGCCGGGCTACATCATAAGGCGCGTATAA
- a CDS encoding RNA-splicing ligase RtcB, with the protein MINELAKLTTVKPILVKGKYNEAHVYAKALETTCENKILQYLNHPAFADTKVRVMPDVHLGKTTVIGWTATFGILIIPSVIGLDIGCGVCACNLGKGNLRFDKLDTFIRKNIPSGQNVRSSLHEDLDKLNSFASQNTGRSELADTGCFKNEIRKLCEKQGHNPERVFASLGTLGGGNHFIEIDVDENHNRWLLIHSGSRILGAYTAEYHETLALRETDAESPSKYLSGTFAGDYLTDIRVVQYYACVNRALMAQTIAGFFKVDIRETEYRDCVHNYIDTDNSIIRKGAISAKKDEPVIIPFSMAEGAILGHGKGNPDWNFSAPHGSGRKKARTDARSLSLDEYRKEMKGIWSSVICKDTLEESPMAYKKPKDVLEYIGDTVEVEQRLKPLYNFKAVDS; encoded by the coding sequence ATGATCAATGAGTTAGCAAAATTAACCACAGTTAAGCCGATTTTGGTTAAGGGGAAGTACAACGAGGCGCATGTATACGCAAAAGCTTTGGAAACAACGTGCGAAAACAAAATCTTGCAGTACCTTAACCATCCGGCCTTTGCTGATACAAAAGTGAGGGTCATGCCCGATGTTCACCTTGGAAAAACTACCGTAATAGGATGGACAGCAACTTTTGGAATCCTGATCATTCCTTCTGTCATAGGGTTGGATATTGGCTGCGGAGTATGCGCCTGTAACCTTGGCAAGGGAAATTTGCGTTTTGACAAACTTGATACGTTTATCCGTAAAAATATCCCATCCGGCCAAAATGTAAGGTCATCCTTGCATGAAGACCTGGATAAGTTGAACAGCTTTGCTTCGCAAAATACCGGTAGATCTGAATTAGCCGATACCGGATGTTTCAAAAACGAAATCAGAAAGCTTTGCGAAAAGCAGGGGCATAATCCCGAACGGGTATTCGCGTCTCTTGGCACCCTTGGCGGTGGCAATCATTTTATTGAAATAGATGTTGACGAAAATCATAACCGCTGGCTTTTGATTCATTCGGGCTCCCGGATATTAGGAGCGTATACCGCTGAATACCATGAGACTCTTGCCCTGCGGGAGACCGATGCAGAAAGCCCGAGCAAGTACCTTTCAGGAACATTCGCTGGAGATTACCTTACTGATATTCGCGTGGTTCAGTATTATGCCTGTGTAAATAGGGCGCTTATGGCGCAAACCATCGCCGGATTTTTCAAGGTTGATATTCGGGAAACCGAGTACCGTGATTGTGTGCATAATTACATCGATACCGATAATTCCATTATCCGAAAAGGTGCCATATCAGCAAAAAAGGATGAGCCTGTGATCATTCCCTTTTCCATGGCAGAAGGAGCTATTCTTGGACATGGCAAGGGAAATCCTGATTGGAACTTTTCCGCCCCACATGGTTCCGGCAGAAAAAAAGCCCGCACCGATGCCCGAAGCCTTTCCCTTGACGAATACAGGAAAGAAATGAAGGGTATATGGTCCAGCGTCATTTGCAAGGATACTCTTGAAGAAAGTCCTATGGCCTATAAAAAACCAAAGGATGTTCTTGAATACATTGGGGATACGGTCGAGGTAGAACAGCGCTTAAAACCGCTTTATAACTTCAAGGCAGTTGATTCGTAG
- the prfH gene encoding peptide chain release factor H: MIACHIAIYSLSLYAHNAAGTVYARRLSLNTIWQRTCRVLSISSGNGPEECAHAAALTVKVMLQEIQHLQGITAQIIETEPSCEKENMRSALLAFDGQGAEDFTDSWTGVIQWVFKSTYRPHHKRKNWFVSVKPYSEPAIGEVFSLADVRFETARASGPGGQYVNKTETSVRAIHIPTGKSVVAREERSQLMNKRLALARLASLFDEEKTNKQKQSRSQLRHTHYELERGNPIRMYDGETLKMLKVFPAKEEGKQNDQ, encoded by the coding sequence TTGATTGCTTGTCATATAGCAATCTATTCTCTGTCCTTGTACGCACATAATGCGGCAGGGACAGTCTATGCCAGGAGATTATCGTTGAATACGATTTGGCAAAGGACCTGTCGGGTCCTCAGTATTTCATCAGGGAACGGCCCTGAAGAATGCGCACATGCGGCTGCACTTACCGTAAAGGTAATGTTGCAGGAAATACAGCATTTACAGGGTATCACGGCACAAATAATAGAAACGGAACCATCCTGTGAAAAAGAGAATATGCGATCTGCCCTGCTTGCCTTTGATGGGCAGGGGGCAGAAGATTTTACAGATTCATGGACGGGAGTTATTCAGTGGGTTTTTAAAAGTACCTATCGGCCTCATCACAAACGAAAGAACTGGTTTGTATCGGTTAAGCCCTATTCCGAACCGGCCATAGGGGAGGTGTTTTCTTTAGCCGATGTACGGTTTGAAACCGCACGGGCAAGCGGTCCAGGCGGTCAGTATGTCAATAAGACAGAAACATCAGTACGGGCTATCCATATCCCCACAGGCAAAAGCGTCGTAGCCCGAGAGGAACGATCCCAATTAATGAACAAGCGCCTGGCGCTTGCCCGGCTCGCATCATTATTTGATGAGGAAAAAACGAATAAACAAAAACAATCCAGATCCCAATTACGGCATACCCACTATGAGCTTGAACGGGGAAACCCCATCCGTATGTATGATGGTGAAACTTTAAAAATGCTCAAGGTTTTTCCGGCAAAAGAAGAAGGTAAACAGAATGATCAATGA
- the deoD gene encoding purine-nucleoside phosphorylase produces MIADFYKPTESTPHNNAKPGDIAKTVLMPGDPLRARHVAESYLENVKEFTSVRNMLGFTGTYKGKPVSVMGSGMGAPSIGIYSFELYNHYGVENIIRIGTSGAMVPEVRVGDLVLAMASSTNTNYAQQYHLGGVFSACADFGLLEHGVAAARSLGIRFTVGNVFSSDLFSVYSAEGDEGWQKWARMGCVCCDMESYALYCNAAYLHRKALTILFCTDSNITGEGLSAGERQTALAPMFQLGLSFAGIA; encoded by the coding sequence ATGATTGCCGATTTTTATAAACCCACTGAAAGCACGCCCCATAACAACGCCAAACCCGGGGATATTGCCAAAACGGTCCTCATGCCCGGCGACCCTCTGAGGGCCAGGCATGTGGCGGAGTCCTATCTGGAAAACGTGAAGGAATTTACCAGTGTCCGGAATATGCTGGGTTTTACCGGGACCTATAAAGGCAAGCCTGTTTCGGTGATGGGTTCCGGCATGGGGGCCCCCAGCATCGGCATTTACTCCTTCGAGCTTTACAACCATTACGGCGTGGAGAACATCATACGCATTGGTACCAGCGGGGCCATGGTTCCCGAAGTGAGGGTAGGGGATCTGGTTTTGGCCATGGCCTCTTCCACCAATACCAACTATGCCCAGCAATACCACCTTGGGGGAGTGTTCTCGGCATGCGCCGACTTCGGCCTCCTGGAACATGGCGTCGCCGCCGCCCGTTCCCTTGGCATACGCTTCACCGTGGGCAATGTCTTTTCTTCGGACCTCTTCTCAGTCTACAGCGCCGAGGGCGACGAAGGCTGGCAGAAATGGGCCCGCATGGGCTGCGTATGCTGCGACATGGAATCCTATGCCCTCTACTGCAACGCTGCTTATCTGCACCGGAAAGCCCTCACCATACTCTTTTGCACAGATTCCAACATCACAGGAGAGGGCCTCTCAGCCGGGGAGCGGCAAACTGCCCTGGCCCCCATGTTCCAGCTGGGCTTAAGCTTTGCGGGGATAGCCTGA
- a CDS encoding ABC transporter permease: MLDILKILWNMLPSTLMIVAPILIAATGGMICERAGVVNIALEGLMSIGAMAAATTHVLLETSIGFSIPLAFFIAAVMGGLFALIHAFASITLRADQVISGTGINLLANGITVFFCQLLFRMDRTQNYHMGTKSGFGGAYPTAWLALIILVAAWFTLYRRPWGLRLRAAGEHPQALASAGVNVIKIRYIAVVISGVLAGIAGACIVLTQDIQFTVSTINGKGFIALAAVSFGRWLPLGILGSSFLFGASSALAVNIINIDALKSLPSEIFSMLPYVITLVTLVIFSGKDYAPRASGQPYDKGKS, translated from the coding sequence ATGCTTGATATTTTGAAAATACTCTGGAACATGCTTCCCTCAACCTTGATGATAGTGGCCCCCATTCTCATCGCCGCCACCGGCGGGATGATCTGCGAAAGGGCAGGGGTGGTGAACATAGCACTCGAGGGCCTCATGAGCATAGGCGCCATGGCCGCAGCCACTACCCATGTGCTCCTCGAAACCAGCATAGGTTTTTCCATACCTCTGGCTTTCTTTATTGCCGCGGTCATGGGCGGCCTCTTTGCGCTCATTCATGCCTTCGCTTCCATTACCCTGCGGGCCGACCAGGTAATTTCCGGTACGGGCATCAACCTCCTCGCCAACGGAATCACCGTGTTCTTCTGCCAGCTCCTTTTCCGCATGGACAGGACTCAGAACTACCACATGGGCACGAAGTCGGGTTTTGGAGGCGCATACCCCACAGCCTGGCTTGCCCTGATCATCCTGGTTGCGGCTTGGTTCACCCTCTACAGGCGGCCCTGGGGTCTGCGCCTCCGCGCAGCCGGGGAACACCCCCAGGCCCTGGCTTCGGCAGGCGTCAATGTCATCAAAATCCGCTACATCGCAGTAGTGATATCAGGAGTGCTTGCAGGCATAGCAGGGGCCTGCATAGTCCTTACCCAGGATATTCAGTTCACTGTGTCCACCATCAACGGCAAAGGCTTCATCGCCCTGGCTGCGGTCTCCTTTGGCCGCTGGCTTCCCCTGGGGATTCTTGGCTCAAGCTTCCTCTTCGGCGCTTCCTCGGCGCTGGCGGTAAATATCATCAATATTGATGCGCTTAAATCTTTGCCTTCTGAAATTTTCAGCATGCTGCCCTATGTTATCACCCTGGTTACCTTGGTGATATTCAGCGGCAAGGACTACGCCCCCCGGGCTTCAGGCCAGCCCTACGATAAGGGGAAGAGCTAG